Below is a genomic region from Equus caballus isolate H_3958 breed thoroughbred chromosome X, TB-T2T, whole genome shotgun sequence.
AGATTATTCGGAGTGGGCCAGACCTAATCAGGTAAGCACTTAAGAGGGCCTAGGCCCTTGTTGAAAAAGAAATTCGAAGCATGGGAGAGCATTTGGAGagggccacatggcaaggaactccAGGCAGCCTCTAGTGTTgcccctggctgacagccagcaagagacTGGGGGCCTCAGTCCTCCAGCTGCAGGGAACTGAATTCGGCTAACAATATGGAGGAGTTTGGAAGGGactcttccccagagcctccagaaaggcaAAGAGCAAGTCCGCCACCACCTCACCGTGTCAGACCCTGAGCAGTGAAGCCAGTCACACTGGGCATAGACTTCTGACCTGCACAACGgtgagctaataaatgggtgCTATTTTAAGCTGCCAGGGGTGTGGCCATTTGTTCCACACCAATAGAACACGAATATAGATTTTGATACCTTGATATGGGGTGCTGCCATTGCAAACACCTAAAAATGTGGGGGTGACTTTGGAACTGGGTGGTGGGCGAAGGCTAGAAGAATTTTGAGCGCATGCAGGAGAAAGCCTAAGTCACCTTAGAAGAAAGCCTCACTTGCCGTGGACAGACTGTTAGTAGAAATCGGCTGAATTTCCAAACTGCTCTGAGGCTCAAACTCCTTTCGGCCTTCCATTTCCCCTCTGTATTAAACCAGAATGTTTATAGCTATTATtctatgcctgtcccaccattgtGTGCTGGGGGAAGACAGCTTGTCACTTTAGTGTCACCGGTCCCCAGCTGGAGAGGGATTGTGCCCGAGGAGTTGTGCTGCATGGCTTATACCCAGGAACCTCATCCATGCCTGATTTAGATGACTGAGATGGTGAGATTTAGATGAGCTTTGGGAATTGAGCTGATACTATAAAGGTACCATGAAAAATTTGGAAACTGTGGGATGGGGTGAGTGaatattgtatgtgggatggaCTGAATCACTGGGGGCCAGAGGACATATTGTGGTAggaagaattctaagatgactCCTAATGACACTTGACCTTGTATAGTCCCCTCCCGTTAAGTGTGAGAGGAGCCTGTGAATATGATGACATATCACTGCTGTGATTGTGGTGCATTATATGGGAAAAGAGATTTTGTAGATGTATTAAGGTCCCAAATCAGTGGACTTTCAAATAAGGAGGTGCCCTGGGTGAGCCAGACCTAATCAGGTGGCTGTGCATTTAAGCTGGCCTGTGTACTTCCTGAGGGACTCAAGTGTGAGAGGCTGTATGGAGGGATCGATGTGGCAAGGACCTGTGGAAAATCTCTAGGAGCTAAAAGTGGAACTAAATTCCGCCAATAATTTGAATGAGCTGGGAAATGTATTCTTCCGAAGAGCCCCCATAAAGAAACACAGCTTGTCTGTCTTATTCAGcttaggctgctataacaaattaccatagactgggtggcttagacaactaacatttatttctcacagttctagaggctgggaagtccgagatcaaggtgccagcagatttggtatCTGGTGAAGGCTTGCTTCCTGGTTTGCAGGTGGCCGCCTTCCtcctgtatcctcacatggcagagagagctcTGTTCATTTCATCcccttataagggcaccaatcccagCATGGGGCTCTACCCCTATGACCTCATCCAAACccaattacttcccaaaggctccacctccaaataccatcgcaTTGGGGATTGGGGTTTCAACTTGCGGATTTTAGGGGGGATACAAGCATCCAGCCCACAGCGCTGGCCGACTGATTTCCCCCTGTCAGACACTGAGCAGAGAACGCAGCCATGCCACGCAAGGACTTCTGAACCTATAGAACTGTGAGCTAATGCATGGacattgctttaagccactaagtttgtggtaatttgttatgcaggaATAGAAAACTACTACAGGTGGGGTTGCTGCGTTATAGAAAATGCATAAATTCAGCTTGAAAAGAGACTGCCAAAAACTTTTCCAAGTGGCAATACCAATctacactctcaccagcagttaGAGTTCCCGTTCCTCTCTATCTTCTCCAACTCTTGATATTAGTAgtgattttggctattctggtaGATGTTTActgatatctcattgtcatttaAATTTGCATATCCCTGATGACTGAGTTTGGGcaatcttttatttgtttatcggTCAGTTGGATGTCCCATTCCGTGAAGCACCTATTGAAATATTGTACCAATGTTTAATTgcacttactttttttcctttgattttattctgtacataaaatatttgttggatgtgtgtgtgtggagatatatatacttttttcaatgtttttctttattatccatGCTCTTTGTGTCCTGTTTCAAATATCATCATCTACCCCAAGGTCACGAAGATATGCTTATACACTATTTTCTAGAAGCTTTTATCATCTGGAATTAATTTGTGTGCCTGATGTAAATTAGGGGCCaaagttattttttccatatggatggATATCCAATTAGTCCAGCTCCACTTACTTAAATGACTATCCTTCCCCCAGAGCACTGCATTGATACCTTTGGTGTAAATCAGGTGGccacatatatatctatatatagagagagatatatatatatatatatatatatatatgtctgtttgTGGACTCTCTTCTTTGTTCCATtagtctatttgtctattcttgtaCACAAATCACACTATCTTAATTATTATGGCCTTATAGCTGGCCTTGCAATCTGGCTGTGAATGTCcttcaaatttcttcttctggatGGCTTTGGCTGTTCTTAGATCTTTGATAttcatacatattttagaatcagttgGCCAATTTCCATTTACAAAAAACCAGCTGGGATTTCAACTGGGATTAGGTTGAATCCATACATCATTTTGATGAGaaatctctctttaatttttataatactgtcttctaatccatgaacatgatgtATCTCTGATTTATCTGGGCCTTCTCTAATTTTTCTAAGAAACGTTATGTAGATTTCTGGGCCGAGGACTTTTGAATCTTTTATTAGATTTGTTCCTAGGTGTTTGATGTTTTCTGATTCTATCGTGAAtggcatttaaaaatctttctttataatttttgatgCTGATACCTAGAAATACAACTGGATTTCGTAACTTTGAACTTATATCCAGCAATCGTGCTAAATTCATTTAGTAATTCTAATATTTGATATATACATTCTTTAAGTTGTTTTATGTAAACAATCTGTtgtgtctcttttatttttttaggaagctgagaaaccttTCCCTAAAGACCTCAAAGGGACTTAACATTTATATCTCATTAGCTACAACTGGGAAATGTCCATTGGCAAACCAGTCACTGGAGTGGTAATGAGATTACTATGACCTGGTTAGTCAAACACATCGCCCTTTGTATATCGGATACATTGCATTATGATTACGATGCcacagtttttctttatcttaaccaaatatataaatatttagaaattaacgTTTTGATTAGATGGTTGAGAATCAGGACATAGAAGATGATGGACTGGTATTTGTGGAATGCTCTTCCGTGTAAATGAGTTGAAATTACAATTCTTAAGTTATATAATTTCTTAAGCAATGACGAAAATGTTTCATATGTGATAAACATTTGTAGCGTGTTGAAGAAGAATGAACCTTTAGAATGAATTCGTTCATTTCAAAAAATACCCTTTTTGCTGTTTATAAAGCACAAAATTATCATAGAAAATTTAACACATACACATATCAAACTTTTAACAATAGTTATCGATCACTGGTAGGATTGATTGTGATTTGTTTTGTCTTAACCTTTTCTGAATTATCTAAATGCTCTACTGCAGGGTCTGTCAAACTCGCCCCTATCAGcattttgggtcagataattctgTGTTGTCAGAATTGACAATGCTCTTCTGTGCACTGAAAAGACTgagagcatccctggcctctgcatactagatgccagtagcacctctccctccccagttgtgacagtctccagacattttcaaatttccctCCCCGGAGTGGGGTGAGGGGCGCGGGGGCAGGCAAaatgcccctggttgagaacaaTTCCGCTATAGTAAATGTAATTCTAATATATGTAGAAAGCTAGGCAGATGTAAATATAGATCAGTAGATAAGAGTATATCATGTCTTTTTTAGGTAATATCATAGGCACTTTCCCacagctttaaatttttttcaaaaacatcctCTAAAAGCTGCTTAACTTTATATTCTATGGACATTCAGTATCCTACTGGAAATTGAAGTTGTttcagattatttaaaataaacgaCAGTATAATAATCACCTTTGAGCATATAACACTGTGAGTCTATATGAGTATTTCTTTAGATTTAATGCCTAGAAGAAAAATTATAGCGTCAAATAAACATGTTTAAGACTTTTTATAAGTCTTATATCATCACCTTTCCATCTGGAAAGACACTATGAATTTATAACCCCATCTAGTAGTATAGAGGCTagcctgttttttgtttgtttgttttacaacaGCTTAAAACctaattaaacattaaaattgttttaaaaattcaaatacctGTACTTTTTTCTGAATACAAGAATAATGTATGCTCATTGAAGACATTCAGAAGATAAAGTACGAGAGGACAAAACTCACcctttccagatttttttctctatgagCACATATATCCATGAACACTCTCTCTCAAACAGGAGctctgggaaagaaaaaggggaGGGCGCTGAAGACACGCCAATGGAGTTAAAGAGAAGGACTTCCTTAGCATAAAGTTTGAGATCTTAGAGAAGAGCAAATCAATAAGTGGaagattttatacacacacacacacacacgtacatatccTTTAAAGAGAGCAAAGATAGATGGGGGCATTTTAGCTATTACTAAGTCAAGGATCATGACTAAGGCCCAGAGAttccagaaaggaggaaaggaaaaatcgGAGAGAGTAAACTGAAATGATTCCCAAGAGGAAAACTGGATCCATGAAACTGGTGACAGTTGACCTATAGAATTAAGAGAATGGCTGTAAGTTGGGGTCCATACCCCTAAATGACTAGGACAACTACAGAGGGTGTAGTGGCTAACATGGTCAGAACAGGATCACTgattccctctgtgtctctgatAGTCAAGCCTCCCCTGTTCCAGGAAGTgacaccaccatccacccagataCTGTGGCCAAAATCTAGGAGCGGTCACTGATTACTGTCCTTCCCTCATGACCTCTCAGTCATTCAAGTTTTCCTAGCTGAGGCCCCGGACATCTGAGACAAGCCATGCCTGCTCGACCCTATCTGAATTCTAGCTCTACAAAGTCCATGAGCATAATCAAATGGATGTTGTTCTGACGACACTCTATTATGGAATGGTGGATGACCAGAATGCattctattcatttattcttcatttaagcCATCCTGTACTTCATCAGTATTTCATTTtccatattctatttttattcaattcttATTCAATCCTTCATAACCTTGTATTCtgtatttcattccattcttttgtggtatttttaaatttatagtgcATATTTCATAGTCTCTTTATTTCAGGCCATTGCACATTCTATTCCATTCTATAGTCGTTTCTACTTCAATTTCAATTAtcttcaatgttttatttcacaCTATACTCCATTTCACTCCTTTTCTCATATAACattatacttttcttttattccatatgcattagatatttatttccattttgcactcCATTCCATTTTCCCATTATATTCCATTCAATTTTCCATTCCATATCCTGTTCAAGTCCGTATTCCATTCTCCACTTTATTCCAGTTTCCACTACAATCAGTCTTGATTTCACTGCATTCTGCATTCCGCTTCAAATCCATTTTCCACTCCATATTATTTAATGCCCCAAATACcattccaatctttttttttttttttaaagattttattttttcctttttctccccaaagccccccggtacatagttgtgtattcttcgttgtgggttcttctagttgtggcatgtgggacgctgcctcagcgtggtctgatgagcagtgccatgtccgcgcccaggattcgaactaacgaaacactgcgccgcctgcagcggagcgcgcgaacttaaccactcggccacggggccagccccattccaTTCTATTTTTGAGTTGCATTTCAGTCCAGTTGTTCATCCATTCCACTAAATATCCCATTCCATTCTGCCAAAATTGCTTTAACAGCAACTTTCAGGAGAAGCACTTaccaatatttttattacaaatgtgCATGGGCTGTACCGAGAATTTcctcttctgggaatttatccaaaacAAGGTCACATTTTGGGGTATGAACAATTTTTAGCCTAAAGGCTATGTCTCACAATGATGTGTCAGAGAGAGTGAAAAGTCGGAAACAACATATATGTTGATCAATATAGCAGTGTTTGAAAGTGTAAGCTTCCTCCATAAAAGGAATGTTTTGGAGTTACACAATGATCTTGTGGAAATAcatttattgacatggaaagagtgtttcctggacccaaaaggcaggttacaaaacagtatgtatgcataaataatttcatttttacataacAAAAGAACTCTGCATTATGTATGACTGGCCATTGtaccaaaaaattattaaacatttccaGTACTCGCCTGTGAGAATGTGGGAACTTAGGTTCTAGCTTTcctgcttttgcttttctgttttgggCACTAAACACGCAGTAATAACGACGTTTGTGACAGTGACTAAAAATCAGTGCGCACATATTGAACTTCACCCCTGTGCATCACAGCATATTTATAGTCACATCAAAGGCAGAACGGGAACCAAGAATGGAGACTAGGTCAAACGAATTAATGCACATTCATCAGTGGACAACTACACAGCTCATACAAATGAGGACGCATATTTAAGGACAGTATCACCCTTATTCCCAGGCTACCCCAGTGTGTATTCAGGCGGCAAGGCAGGGAGACGCATCTTACTGGAAAATTCTAAATCCCCCTCTGGCGCGGGGCAGGAGTGGTGAACATTCCGAAGCCCATCCCTTTTCTCACCTTCCGGCCGCCCTCCGACCCTACGGCCGACCAGACCCCGGTGCGGCGTCACCCAGATGCCCCGAGGAGTTCCGGGGCCGTCCCCTCTGGGATCCCACACGGGCCCAGTGTCCTGACCAGATTCCAGGAGGGACAGCCGGCTCGGGGATAGCTCCTGTTGGCCAGCACGGTATATCTTTCAAGCCATCGCTTGAGGTTGAGCCACCAGAGCGGGGCTGACAAGCTAAGCTGATTTGAGGTGACGCAAACGGTTTATACACACAGCCTTCCTGCCCCGGCCTGTGCTCGAAAcacacccacccccacacccccacacccccacactcGTAGGGGTCCGGGGAAGGACGGGCCATTCAGACCATTGACCTGGCCAGGCCGATGGCTGGTGGGCGGAGCGCACCCTCCCGCTTGGCCCCAGAGGGAGCTGGGTTGGTGCGCTCTGGGATGATGAGAGTCACGTGGTACCCAGCTCACCAATCAGAGGTGAGGACTcgaccggggggggggggggggggggggaagggggggaAGGGGGGGGCCGGCCCGCCCCACCCCTCCAGCTCCGGGCTCCACCCAGGCAGCGACAGCGGCCGAGCTCTGCCGTCTCTGAGGGAAAACTGGGCGTGATGGCCACCCAGTCGTGCTGGGAGAAGGAGCAGAAGCAACAGCAGGGTGAGGAGAACCAGGTCGCCCCTGCCCCTGGCGACGCCCGCGGGACTGGCAGTCCCCGTGCGTCGGTCCCCACAGTCTGCAGCGACGGGTCTCTGCCGGACGGCGGCGCCCCACGCGGCGGCACAGcaggttcctcctcctcctgcgcCACGGCCGCCGGCGCCATTTCGGTCACTGCTGACGCCCCGTGGCTGCCCTCCATGGACTGTGCGCAGGAGAGGGGGCCTTCTGCCCTCCAGGCCGGCCGTGGTCCCCACGCAGAGCCGAGCCGCGTGGTGCCCGAGACGGGCCGAGGTATCCAGGCCGCGCACGCGGGCAGCGCGGCCGCCATGGGGCGGGCCACGAGGGGCGCTGGCCAGGCCCGCGGGCGTCCGACCCACACCACGAGCCCAAGGGACGGCCGTGGGAGGAAGCAGCCCAGCCGCCACCGCGACGAGGCTGCCCGGGCTCCGAAGCCTCCAGAGCGCTGTCTCTTTCCTGGGGCTCCCGGGCCTCAGTGGTCCGAGCCCTTGCCGCCATCTCCTCCCAAGTCGCAGCCCGGCAGCAGCCGCCCTTCTCGGGCTTCTCCGCCGAGTCACGCACCGCCGCCTGGCCCTGCCCTTCGAAGCCAGGCCAAAGCAACCGGCCCCGCTCTGCTCAGCCGCCGCACCCCACCCGGCCCTGCTCTGCGCAGCCCTGCATCTGAGCCACGCGATGCTGTCCTCCGCCGTcgccctgcacccgcgccaggccctgcagtccgccgccgccgtgcaccctcgcccggccctgctgtccgccgccgtgcaccctcgccaggccctgctgtccgctgccgccctgcacccgcgccaggccctgctgtccgccgtcgccgtgcatcctcgcccggccctgctgtccgccgccgccctgcacccgcgccaggccctgctgtccgccgtcgccgtgcatcctcgcccggccctgctgtccgccgccgccctgcacccgcgccaggccctgctgtccgccgccgtgcaccctcgcccggccctgctgtccgccgccgccctgcacccgcgccaggccctgctgtccgccgccgccctgcacccgcgccaggccctgctgtccgccgtcgccgtgcaccctcgcccggccctgctgtccgccgccgccgtgcaccctcggcctgccctgctgtccgccgccgccctgcacccgcgccaggccctgctgtccgccgtcgccgtgcacccgcgcccggccctgctgtccgccgtcgccgtgcaccctcgcccggccctgctctccgccgccgccgtgcaccctcagcctgccctgctgtccgccgccgccgtgcacccgcgccaggccctgctgtccgccgccgccgtgcacccgcgccaggccctgctgtccgccgccgccctgcacccgcgccaggccctgctgtccgccgccgccgtgcacccgcgccaggccctgctgtccgccgtcgccgTGCACCCGCGCCCGgtcct
It encodes:
- the LOC138921777 gene encoding EZH inhibitory protein-like, whose protein sequence is MATQSCWEKEQKQQQGEENQVAPAPGDARGTGSPRASVPTVCSDGSLPDGGAPRGGTAGSSSSCATAAGAISVTADAPWLPSMDCAQERGPSALQAGRGPHAEPSRVVPETGRGIQAAHAGSAAAMGRATRGAGQARGRPTHTTSPRDGRGRKQPSRHRDEAARAPKPPERCLFPGAPGPQWSEPLPPSPPKSQPGSSRPSRASPPSHAPPPGPALRSQAKATGPALLSRRTPPGPALRSPASEPRDAVLRRRPAPAPGPAVRRRRAPSPGPAALLSAAAVHPRQALLSAVAVHPRPVLLSAAAVHPRQALLSAAALHPRQALLSAVAVHPRPVLLSAAAVHPRPALLSAALLLGQVLLFAAAHPGQALPSEAAHPGQALPSKAAPAR